DNA from Cyanobacteria bacterium GSL.Bin1:
GTTTATTTCCCTACTTTTTTGATCCGCATTCTTTCTTATTGATTCAAAATCATGAATTTTCTTACTCGGAAATTCTGGAAAAAAGTAACCGAACAACGAGAAGATTGTTCTTACTAGGAGGACTATTTATTGTAGTCTTATCCTTGATTTTTCTCAATTAGAAGCAAGGGCATCAAGTGTAACCTAAATTTTATCAAGTGCAGAAACCGCTGCTTTAATAACATCATAGTAGGGAGGTTGTGTAACATTAATGGGTTGGAGGTGTTGGCGATTTGTCTTCAAGTGTCCTGTGCGTTCTCCCTTCGTTACGATTAGGAGATTCCCTTGCTCATTTTCGATTCTTAATTCATTTAAATGATCCCACAGCCAACAGTGATAAGTCCGTCCTTGGTAATCATAAGTTGTTTCTTGTTGCTGAGTTTGTTGCGGTAAGCGAAAGCCTAATAATTCTAATTCTAGAGTAATTTGACCTTGCCAATGATTTTCTCGTAATTTATAAGCGATATCAACTTGTTTCGGTAACGGAAAATAGTCTCCCCAGCGCCAACCCATTGCCGCTTTTTGGACAGGATTCCCTTCTATTGTTTGACTAAACGTTAATTTGAGATGATTTTTCCCAACAATTTTCTGGTCAATGATGGTAACAGTTTGACTTAAAAAGATGGGTTCTTCATTCCCAATTCCCCAGGGTTGTAAACTATCCACTTGCTGATAAAAGTCAGGGGTTAATTCCGCGAAGGTTGCTGTCGCATCAATTTTAACTAAAGGTTTAAGATACTCTGGTTTTAAACATTGATGAGAAAATTCACTCAACCGTTTCCGAAAAACAGCTAGATTTTGGGTTGCTAAACTAAAACCGCCCGCTGCTTTGTGACCGCCAAATTTTTCCAGTAAATGTTGACAATATACAAGGGAATCAAAGACATGAAACTCAGGAATTCCCCTTGCTGAACCGCGAATTTGACTCTGTTCTTCATCTTCATAAGTACCAATAAAAACAGGAACACCAAAGCGATCAACTAAACGCGAGGCAACAATACCAATCACTCCATGATGCCAATTCGGTTGAACAATGACCATTACGCGATCGCGCAACCAATCAATTTCTCCCGTTTCTAAATAAGCAATGGCTTCTTGTTCAATTTGGGCGCACAGTTCTTGACGTTTCGTATTCACTTGTTCACACTGCATCGCCCGTTCTAATGCAATCCCTGGGTCATCTGTGGTTAAGAGTTCAATGACCGTTTGCGGGTCGCTAATCCGCCCAATCGCGTTGATTCTCGGTCCCAACCGAAAGCCAATATCATCCGGTTTCACGGCTTTTTGCGTATCATTCACCCCACTCACCTGCATCAACGCTTGCACCCCTGGAATTTCTGATTTGGGGAGTTGACGTAAACCGCGTTTCAACCAACGGCGATTCACTCCCACTAACGGGGCTAAATCCGCGATTGTTCCTAATGTAAATAACTCCAAAAGTTGAGCTGTAAATCCTTGAAGTTTCCCCAACTTTTGCGCCGTTGCTACCGCTAAGATATAAGCAACTCCCACCCCAGCTAATCCGCGATAGGGAGAATTTTCTGGTAATAATTTGGGGTTTAAAATCGCATCAGCTGGCGGTAACGTTTCTGGGAGATCATGATGGTCAGTAATAATCACTTGCAACCCTAATTCTACTGCCCGATAAATCGGATCATAAGCAGCAATTCCATTATCAACCGTTAAAATTAAACCCACCCCATTACTGGCACAGTCTTCCACAATGCGAGTATTAATCCCATATCCTTCTTTCATTCGACTCGGAATTAAATAATCCACCTCTGCCCCGAGATGACGTAACGTTCTTAATAAAAGCGCAGTACTAGTCATCCCATCCGCATCATAATCCCCACAAATAATAATTGATTCTTCTTGCGCGATCGCGTCAATAATTAAAGTAATACTTTCCTCTAAATCAGGAAATTCTGTTTGCGGAGAAGGTAATTTTTCTGTTTCCGGATCAACATAAACTTTTGCCGCTTCAGGGTTTAAAATACCGCGATTAATCAATACTTGCGCTAACAGCGGGGATAATCCGGTTGCTGTCATTAAAGGAGTAATTTTTTCTTGATCAAGTTCAATAATTTGCCAGCGTTGTGAGGGAATTTGAGGTTTCAAGGTTGGAATTAATTTAGGTTTTCCAGAAGATTTTAGCAGAAAGTGATTTTATAAGTCTTTATCATAGACAATAAAATCTATAAACCACAAAGACACAAAGGACACAAAGCATGAATCGTAAAGAAGCAGATCGCTTATCAAAAGTTATTATAGGTGCTGCAATCAATGTACATCGAGAATTAGGTCCTGGTCTATTAGAATCAGCTTATGAAGCTTGTTTAAAGTATGAGTTAGAAGAGAAGGGCTTAAGTGTGGAAAGTCAAGTTTCCCAACCGGTTACTTATAAAGGAGTTCAGATTGAATGTGGATACCGCTTAGATCTATTAGTTGAAAACTTAGTAATAATTGAACTGAAAACGGTTGATAATCTACAGCCAATTCATACAGCACAACTCCTAACCTATCTTAAACTACGTCAACTTTGGCTTGGCTTACTGATTAACTTCAATGTTCCGATTCTTAAAAATGGAATTAAACGACTCGTTAACAACTAAACTTTGTGATCTTTGTGTCTTTGTGGTTCATAAAAAAAGGGAGAAATGACTCCTCCCACAAACCTTAACTTATCCTTCGTAATTACTACTTCTAACCTTACCGCGAAACACCACATACTGATAGATGTTATACGCCAACATAATCGGAATTAAAAAGCCAATAAAGGTCAGCATAAACACTAAAGCACTAGGGTCTGCCGCCGCTTCATAAACTGTAATGGAACGGGGAATAATGTAGGGAAAAACAATAACCCCTAAGCCTAAAAACGAGAGCAAGAACACTAAAATTGTCCAAACAAAGGGGGCGCGTTCTTGTTGCTGATTGAGGCTGCGTAGCAGTTGCCAAATAAAGAAGGCGCCCAAAAGGGGAATGGTGGCAAAAATGTAAAGAAAGGGGGGTTCAAACAAGCGCGATCGCGCTTCTTCTAAGAAAATAGGAGTGGTAATGGTAATTAATACCGCACCCACTAACGTGGTAATCGCAGCAATTTTGGCGGTGCGATAGTGAGTTTGCTGCAAGGCCCCTTCTGTTTTCATCACTAAATAGGTTGAACCGCTGAGAACATACCCTTGAATCAAGGTCAGTGTGACTAATACAGACGGTAAACTCAACCAATCCCAAATCCCACCGATGAAATGTCCCGCTTCATCGACATTAATGCTGGTTAAGACTCCCCCTAAGGCAAATCCTTGGCCAACTGTAGCCAGTAAACTCCCTAAGCCAAAGGCAGCATTCCAGAAAAATTTCTGTTCTGAATGTTCCCGAAACTCAAAGGCAACGGCACGGAAAATAAAGCCAAAGACCATCAGCCAAATCGGGATGTATAAGGCGCTTAAAATGGTGCTGTAAGCTAAGGGGTAGGCACCAAAGAGTGCCCCGCCCATTAAGACTAGCCAGGTCTCATTGGCGTCCCAAACGTTACTTAAACTGGTCATCAGTAAGCCACGGCGTTCCTCATTAGAAGAGGTGAGGGATAAAATGCCAACTCCTAAGTCAAACCCATCGAGCATAACGTACAGGAACAGAAATAACGCCAAAATGACGAACCAAACTTGCGGTAAAAAATAGCTAAGGGTTTCCATGATTAACTTTCTACAGGGCGACGATCTGGGGTATGTTCAACGGGAGTGGGCTGTAAGGTTTCTTTGGGAACGGGTAAGTCAAAATTCGGTCCTTGGCGAATAATCCGACTCCCGAAATAGAGTGCCGAAATAAATAGGAGACTATAAACTCCTGTAAAGGCTAACAGTGAGGTGAGAATTTCTGAGGCGGGTAAATTCGATGCAGCATCAACGGTGCGAATTTCCTCATACATTGTCCAGGGTTGTCGCCCGACACAACGCACAATCCAACCGGACTCGATCGCGATATAACCTAGGGGCGCAGAAACCATCCAACCCAGAAGTAGCCACTTTTGATTGGCAATTTGCACCGGTGCGAGTTTCCCTCGCAGCCATTGAATCACGGTAATGCCCATTAATCCGGCTAAGAAGAAACCAATCCCGACCATGATCCGAAATGAGTAGTAAATCAGTCCTACCATTCCCGGACG
Protein-coding regions in this window:
- the recJ gene encoding single-stranded-DNA-specific exonuclease RecJ; amino-acid sequence: MTATGLSPLLAQVLINRGILNPEAAKVYVDPETEKLPSPQTEFPDLEESITLIIDAIAQEESIIICGDYDADGMTSTALLLRTLRHLGAEVDYLIPSRMKEGYGINTRIVEDCASNGVGLILTVDNGIAAYDPIYRAVELGLQVIITDHHDLPETLPPADAILNPKLLPENSPYRGLAGVGVAYILAVATAQKLGKLQGFTAQLLELFTLGTIADLAPLVGVNRRWLKRGLRQLPKSEIPGVQALMQVSGVNDTQKAVKPDDIGFRLGPRINAIGRISDPQTVIELLTTDDPGIALERAMQCEQVNTKRQELCAQIEQEAIAYLETGEIDWLRDRVMVIVQPNWHHGVIGIVASRLVDRFGVPVFIGTYEDEEQSQIRGSARGIPEFHVFDSLVYCQHLLEKFGGHKAAGGFSLATQNLAVFRKRLSEFSHQCLKPEYLKPLVKIDATATFAELTPDFYQQVDSLQPWGIGNEEPIFLSQTVTIIDQKIVGKNHLKLTFSQTIEGNPVQKAAMGWRWGDYFPLPKQVDIAYKLRENHWQGQITLELELLGFRLPQQTQQQETTYDYQGRTYHCWLWDHLNELRIENEQGNLLIVTKGERTGHLKTNRQHLQPINVTQPPYYDVIKAAVSALDKI
- a CDS encoding GxxExxY protein — translated: MNRKEADRLSKVIIGAAINVHRELGPGLLESAYEACLKYELEEKGLSVESQVSQPVTYKGVQIECGYRLDLLVENLVIIELKTVDNLQPIHTAQLLTYLKLRQLWLGLLINFNVPILKNGIKRLVNN
- the cydB gene encoding cytochrome d ubiquinol oxidase subunit II, translated to METLSYFLPQVWFVILALFLFLYVMLDGFDLGVGILSLTSSNEERRGLLMTSLSNVWDANETWLVLMGGALFGAYPLAYSTILSALYIPIWLMVFGFIFRAVAFEFREHSEQKFFWNAAFGLGSLLATVGQGFALGGVLTSINVDEAGHFIGGIWDWLSLPSVLVTLTLIQGYVLSGSTYLVMKTEGALQQTHYRTAKIAAITTLVGAVLITITTPIFLEEARSRLFEPPFLYIFATIPLLGAFFIWQLLRSLNQQQERAPFVWTILVFLLSFLGLGVIVFPYIIPRSITVYEAAADPSALVFMLTFIGFLIPIMLAYNIYQYVVFRGKVRSSNYEG